From the Sporichthya brevicatena genome, one window contains:
- a CDS encoding DUF501 domain-containing protein, translated as MTSGLEPADAAVVKAQLGRPPRAAIGVAHRCPCGLPDVVKTKPRLDDGTPFPTLYYLTCPTAASAIGTLEASGLMREMTARLADDPELAEAYQRAHEAYLATRDEIEDVPEINGTSAGGMPRRVKCLHVLVGHALAAGPGVNPFGDEALELLGEWWRKGPCVKVDP; from the coding sequence GTGACCTCGGGCCTCGAGCCCGCCGACGCCGCCGTGGTGAAGGCCCAACTGGGCCGACCTCCCCGGGCCGCGATCGGCGTCGCGCACCGGTGCCCGTGCGGGCTCCCCGACGTGGTGAAGACCAAGCCGCGCCTGGACGACGGCACCCCGTTCCCGACGCTCTACTACCTGACCTGCCCCACCGCCGCCTCGGCGATCGGGACCCTTGAGGCCTCGGGCCTGATGCGGGAGATGACGGCCCGTCTGGCCGACGACCCGGAGCTCGCGGAGGCGTACCAGCGCGCCCACGAGGCCTACCTCGCGACCCGGGACGAGATCGAGGACGTGCCCGAGATCAACGGCACCTCCGCCGGCGGGATGCCGCGGCGGGTCAAGTGCCTCCACGTCCTCGTCGGGCACGCCCTCGCCGCTGGCCCCGGCGTCAACCCGTTCGGGGACGAGGCGCTCGAGCTGCTCGGCGAATGGTGGCGCAAGGGCCCGTGCGTGAAGGTGGATCCGTGA
- a CDS encoding septum formation initiator family protein, producing the protein RGAARPAVHSGRARIPAQAAPVAVTPPGSGPRSYFTRRAAVFAAVLFVVAMTVAIPAQRYVAQRNNISDLRQQVAQGTERVAELEKQVAAANEPYAIEREARRRLHYVMPGEMAFRVTDPMLVQKEQEARTKAEGPWWDRMLDSVDEAAQPVSELPTGRAAP; encoded by the coding sequence GCCGCGGCGCCGCGCGGCCGGCGGTGCACAGCGGCCGGGCCCGGATCCCGGCCCAGGCCGCGCCGGTCGCGGTCACGCCGCCCGGCAGCGGCCCCCGCAGCTACTTCACGCGCCGGGCTGCGGTGTTCGCGGCCGTGCTGTTCGTCGTCGCGATGACGGTGGCGATCCCGGCCCAGCGCTACGTCGCGCAGCGCAACAACATCTCCGACCTGCGGCAGCAGGTCGCGCAGGGCACCGAGCGGGTCGCCGAGCTCGAGAAGCAGGTCGCGGCCGCGAACGAGCCGTACGCGATCGAGCGTGAGGCCCGGCGCCGTCTGCACTACGTGATGCCCGGCGAGATGGCGTTCCGCGTCACCGACCCGATGCTCGTGCAGAAGGAGCAGGAAGCCCGCACCAAGGCCGAGGGGCCCTGGTGGGACCGCATGCTCGACTCCGTCGACGAGGCCGCGCAGCCCGTCAGCGAGCTCCCCACGGGGCGGGCGGCCCCGTGA
- the eno gene encoding phosphopyruvate hydratase produces MATIDEIVAIEILDSRGNPTVEVEVVLDDGKVGRAAVPSGASTGAFEAVELRDGDERYQGKGVLKAVAAVEEEIQDALLGFDASEQRLIDQALIDLDGTPGKSRLGANALLGVSLAVARAAAESADLPLFRYVGGPSAHVLPVPMMNILNGGAHADTSVDIQEFMIAPVGAESFSEALRWGAEVYHSLKSVLKQQGLATGLGDEGGFAPDLPSNRAALDLIATAIGAAGFRLGDDVVLALDVAATEFHSDGVYNFEGQKRTAEQMADYYADLVASYPLVSIEDPMNEEDWAGWHALTERLGDKVQLVGDDLFVTNPERLARGIAEGTANALLVKVNQIGTLTETLDAVNLAHRNGYRCMMSHRSGETEDTTIADLAVATDCGQIKTGAPARSERVAKYNQLLRIEQMLDDAARYAGRSAFPRYQG; encoded by the coding sequence GTGGCCACCATCGACGAGATCGTCGCGATCGAGATCCTCGACTCGCGCGGCAACCCGACCGTCGAGGTCGAGGTCGTGCTCGACGACGGCAAGGTGGGGCGCGCGGCCGTGCCCTCCGGTGCCTCCACCGGCGCCTTCGAGGCCGTCGAGCTCCGGGACGGCGACGAGCGCTACCAGGGCAAGGGTGTCCTCAAGGCCGTCGCGGCGGTCGAGGAGGAGATCCAGGACGCGCTGCTCGGCTTCGACGCCAGTGAGCAGCGCCTGATCGACCAGGCCCTGATCGACCTCGACGGCACCCCCGGCAAGTCGCGCCTCGGTGCGAACGCGCTCCTCGGCGTCAGCCTCGCCGTCGCGCGCGCCGCCGCGGAGAGCGCGGACCTGCCGCTGTTCCGCTACGTCGGCGGCCCGAGCGCGCACGTGCTGCCGGTGCCGATGATGAACATCCTCAACGGCGGCGCGCACGCGGACACCAGCGTCGACATCCAGGAGTTCATGATCGCCCCGGTCGGGGCCGAGTCGTTCTCCGAGGCGCTGCGGTGGGGCGCCGAGGTCTACCACTCGCTCAAGTCCGTCCTGAAGCAGCAGGGCCTCGCGACCGGCCTCGGCGACGAGGGTGGCTTCGCGCCGGACCTGCCGTCGAACCGCGCGGCGCTCGACCTGATCGCGACCGCGATCGGTGCGGCCGGGTTCCGCCTCGGTGACGACGTCGTGCTCGCGCTCGACGTCGCCGCGACCGAGTTCCACTCCGACGGCGTCTACAACTTCGAGGGCCAGAAGCGCACCGCGGAGCAGATGGCCGACTACTACGCGGACCTCGTCGCCAGCTACCCGCTGGTCTCGATCGAGGACCCGATGAACGAGGAGGACTGGGCCGGCTGGCACGCGCTCACCGAGCGCCTCGGCGACAAGGTTCAGCTCGTCGGCGACGACCTGTTCGTCACGAACCCGGAGCGGCTCGCCCGCGGCATCGCCGAAGGCACCGCGAACGCCCTTCTGGTGAAGGTCAATCAGATCGGTACGCTGACCGAGACCCTCGACGCCGTGAATCTCGCGCACCGCAACGGGTACCGCTGCATGATGAGCCACCGCAGCGGCGAGACCGAGGACACGACGATCGCCGACCTCGCGGTCGCGACCGACTGCGGCCAGATCAAGACCGGCGCCCCGGCGCGGTCCGAGCGCGTGGCGAAGTACAACCAGCTGCTGCGCATCGAGCAGATGCTCGACGACGCCGCCCGCTACGCCGGCCGTTCCGCCTTCCCGCGGTACCAGGGCTAG
- a CDS encoding DUF885 domain-containing protein — MTTTANGADYTEAFVAAAAAILDEHLALDPVTATALGDHRFDDRLPATGSVARADELARRTARLDELAALPPAASAAESVDREILAHHLRRRVFELTELREHAWNPLEANPGTALHLLLAREFAPAADRIRSMAGRLAAVPATLTQARADLEAMPAIHVETAIGQFTGTRTLIATELERTVAAANDPGLRALIEPAAEAATEALTEHLAWLSDRLPEATGDPRLGPELFARRLRLTLDTDDDPDTLLARAESELERISEEIAETAARIDGGRPGPGQVRRVLDGLAAEAPTNHTIVGLAEQTLVETTAFVRERDLVTVHDDPVEIVVMPEIHRGVAVAYCDPPGPLETANLPTFYAISPTPADWPAERVTSFFREYNCHMLRNLTIHEAMPGHVLQLAHDRRCVAPTKVRAAFWSGPFVEGWAVYSEELMARHGFGGDALRMQQLKMQLRMTINTILDVRVHTRGMTQDEAMALMTGRGHQEEGEAHGKWRRSLLTSTQLSTYFVGYLGVRDLVAEVRAAAPGATEREVHDRLLAHGSPPPRHLRTLLGL, encoded by the coding sequence ATGACGACCACGGCAAACGGAGCCGACTACACCGAGGCGTTCGTCGCCGCCGCGGCGGCGATCCTCGACGAGCACCTCGCGCTCGACCCGGTCACCGCGACCGCGCTCGGTGACCACCGGTTCGACGACCGGCTGCCCGCGACCGGCTCCGTGGCCCGCGCCGACGAGCTCGCGCGGCGGACGGCCCGCCTCGACGAGCTGGCCGCGCTGCCGCCGGCCGCGAGCGCCGCGGAGTCCGTCGACCGCGAGATCCTCGCCCACCACCTGCGCCGGCGGGTCTTCGAGCTGACCGAGCTGCGTGAGCACGCGTGGAACCCGCTGGAGGCCAACCCGGGCACGGCGCTGCACCTGCTGCTCGCCCGCGAGTTCGCCCCGGCCGCGGACCGCATCCGGTCCATGGCCGGCCGGCTGGCGGCCGTCCCGGCCACCCTGACCCAGGCCCGGGCGGACCTTGAGGCGATGCCGGCGATCCACGTCGAGACCGCGATCGGCCAGTTCACCGGGACGCGGACGCTGATCGCCACCGAGCTCGAACGCACCGTCGCCGCGGCGAACGACCCCGGGCTGCGCGCGCTGATCGAGCCCGCCGCCGAGGCCGCCACCGAGGCGCTCACCGAGCACCTGGCGTGGCTGTCCGACCGCCTGCCGGAGGCGACCGGCGACCCGCGGCTCGGGCCGGAGCTCTTCGCCCGCCGCCTGCGGCTCACGCTCGACACCGACGACGACCCCGACACCCTGCTGGCACGGGCGGAGTCCGAGCTGGAGCGGATCAGCGAGGAGATCGCCGAGACCGCCGCGCGGATCGACGGCGGCCGCCCCGGGCCCGGGCAGGTCCGGCGTGTGCTCGACGGCCTCGCCGCCGAGGCCCCGACCAACCACACGATCGTCGGCCTGGCCGAGCAGACGCTGGTCGAGACGACCGCCTTCGTGCGCGAGCGCGACCTCGTCACCGTCCACGACGACCCGGTCGAGATCGTCGTCATGCCCGAGATCCACCGCGGCGTCGCGGTCGCGTACTGCGACCCGCCGGGCCCGCTGGAGACGGCGAACCTGCCGACGTTCTATGCGATCTCGCCGACCCCGGCCGACTGGCCGGCGGAGCGGGTCACCTCGTTCTTCCGTGAGTACAACTGCCACATGCTGCGGAACCTCACGATCCACGAGGCGATGCCCGGCCACGTCCTGCAGTTGGCGCACGACCGCCGCTGTGTCGCGCCGACGAAGGTGCGCGCCGCGTTCTGGAGCGGCCCGTTCGTCGAAGGCTGGGCGGTCTACTCCGAGGAACTGATGGCGCGTCACGGTTTCGGCGGCGACGCCCTGCGCATGCAGCAGCTGAAGATGCAGCTGCGGATGACGATCAACACGATCCTCGACGTCCGCGTGCACACGCGCGGGATGACGCAGGACGAGGCCATGGCGCTGATGACCGGCCGTGGCCACCAGGAGGAGGGCGAGGCCCACGGCAAGTGGCGCCGGTCCCTCCTCACCTCCACCCAGCTCTCGACGTACTTCGTCGGGTACCTCGGCGTCCGTGACCTGGTCGCCGAGGTCCGGGCCGCGGCCCCGGGCGCAACGGAGCGCGAAGTCCACGACCGCCTGCTCGCCCACGGCTCGCCGCCCCCGCGGCACCTGCGCACCCTGCTCGGTCTGTGA
- a CDS encoding MazG family protein: MNRPDRPGAALLELVAVMDRLRSPGGCPWDAEQTHTSLLKYLVEETYETIEAVESGDRAHLREELGDLLLQVVFHARIAAEDAEDPFDIDDVAAGISAKLVRRHPHVFADVVAETAADVEANWEKLKAQEKGRSSAMDGVPLAQPALALADKLLSRAEKAPLVLPVPQADVPADADLGELLFATVAAARARGLDAEAELRAACRRFAATIRDLEQTAAREPGEGGGA, encoded by the coding sequence GTGAACCGCCCCGACCGCCCCGGGGCGGCGCTGCTGGAGCTGGTGGCGGTCATGGACCGTCTCCGCTCGCCGGGCGGGTGTCCCTGGGACGCCGAGCAGACCCACACCTCGCTGCTGAAGTACCTCGTCGAGGAGACCTACGAGACGATCGAGGCCGTCGAGTCCGGGGACCGCGCGCACCTGCGCGAGGAGCTCGGGGACCTGCTGCTGCAGGTCGTCTTCCACGCGCGCATCGCGGCCGAGGACGCCGAGGACCCCTTCGACATCGACGACGTCGCCGCCGGGATCTCGGCCAAGCTGGTCCGCCGGCACCCGCACGTGTTCGCGGACGTCGTGGCCGAGACGGCCGCCGACGTCGAGGCGAACTGGGAGAAGCTGAAGGCGCAGGAGAAGGGCCGCTCCTCCGCGATGGACGGGGTGCCGCTGGCCCAGCCCGCCCTCGCGCTCGCGGACAAGCTGCTCTCCCGGGCCGAGAAGGCCCCGCTGGTCCTGCCGGTGCCGCAGGCGGACGTCCCGGCCGACGCCGACCTCGGTGAGCTGCTGTTCGCCACCGTCGCCGCGGCCCGGGCCCGCGGTCTCGACGCCGAGGCCGAGCTGCGCGCCGCCTGCCGACGCTTCGCCGCGACGATCCGGGACCTGGAGCAGACCGCAGCCCGTGAGCCGGGGGAGGGCGGGGGAGCATGA
- the mfd gene encoding transcription-repair coupling factor, translated as MPLSGLLDVVATDPVLADALIRAQAGDLPSLDLIGPPGSRPFALAALAARTGRPVLAVVATGREADDLQAALSALLPAERVAVFPSWETLPHERMSPRADTVGRRLAVLRRLTRPLPDDPAAGPLDVVICPVRSLVQPMVPGLGELEPVSLRVGDEVELDAVVDGLAAAAYARVDLVERRGEFAVRGGLVDVFPPTEEHPLRVEFWGDTVEEIRPFKVADQRSLESGEKAETRETLWAPPCRELLLTKEVRDRAAALRTSHPELEDIVGRIADGIAVDGMEALSPVLVDHMELLVDQMPPNTLIVACDPERVRARAVDLVRTSQEFLEASWSGAAAGGKAPIDLGAAALRDLGEVREHIRGLGLPWWTIAPFASTDSADDTVALDEVAATATDPSAAALGARAPEAYRGETARAVADVQAWLADGWSVVMVAAGHGTAQRTVEVLSADNLPVRLVDEVAGPPEPGVALVTCAELATGFVDEARKLAVLTEYDLTSRAGISTKDLRGRMPSRRRNMVDPLQLRPGDFVVHSQHGVGRYVEMVQRTVGGATREYLVIEYAPSKRGQPGDRLYVPSDALEAVTRYVGGEQPALHRLGGADWQKAKGRARKAVKEIAGELIRLYAARTSAPGHAFGPDTPWQRELEDAFPYIETPDQLAAIDEVKADMEKPYPMDRVICGDVGYGKTEIAVRAAFKAVQDGKQVAVLVPTTLLAQQHFQTFSDRYAPFPVTVRNLSRFNTATETEAVISGLADGSIDIVIGTHRLLSQTTQFKNLGLIIVDEEQRFGVEHKEQLKKLRTHVDVLTMSATPIPRTLEMSITGIREMSTIQTPPEERHPVLTFVGPYQDKQIQAAIRRELMREGQVFYVHNRVESIEKAAKRLVDLVPEARVATAHGQMNEHTLEQVIVDFWEKRFDVLVCTTIVETGLDISNANTLIVERADVLGLAQLHQLRGRVGRSRERGYAYFLYPPEKPLTETAHERLATIAQHTELGAGMYVAMKDLEIRGAGNLLGGEQSGHIEGVGFDLYVRMVGEAVAEYKAQGEGKDAPPSEVRVELPVDAHIPHDYIPGERLRLEAYKRIADIGSISGRDPEEDITAVRDELTDRYGPVPTEVENLLAVARFRSLVRGAGIEEVTVAGPHVRFSPVTLRESQQMRLQRLYPKSVVKVPVRTILVPRPSTARVGGTPLVGLELLDWARQVVELVTSDISSANTAGKS; from the coding sequence GTGCCGCTGTCCGGTCTCCTCGACGTCGTCGCCACCGACCCGGTGCTCGCCGACGCGCTGATCCGCGCCCAGGCCGGCGACCTGCCGAGCCTGGACCTGATCGGCCCGCCCGGGTCGCGCCCGTTCGCCCTCGCCGCGCTCGCCGCCCGCACCGGTCGCCCGGTGCTCGCCGTGGTCGCGACCGGCCGCGAGGCCGACGACCTGCAGGCCGCCCTGTCCGCGCTGCTCCCGGCCGAGCGCGTCGCGGTGTTCCCCTCCTGGGAGACCCTCCCGCACGAGCGGATGTCGCCCCGCGCCGACACCGTCGGCCGCCGGCTCGCAGTGCTGCGCCGGCTCACGCGGCCGCTGCCGGACGACCCCGCCGCGGGGCCCCTCGACGTCGTCATCTGCCCGGTGCGCAGCCTGGTGCAGCCGATGGTCCCGGGCCTCGGTGAGCTGGAGCCGGTCAGCCTCCGGGTCGGCGACGAGGTCGAGCTCGACGCCGTCGTCGACGGCCTCGCCGCGGCCGCCTACGCCCGCGTCGACCTCGTCGAGCGCCGCGGTGAGTTCGCCGTCCGTGGTGGTCTGGTCGACGTGTTCCCGCCCACCGAGGAGCACCCGCTCCGCGTCGAGTTCTGGGGCGACACGGTCGAGGAGATTCGCCCGTTCAAGGTGGCCGACCAGCGCAGCCTGGAGTCGGGGGAGAAGGCCGAGACCCGCGAGACGCTGTGGGCGCCCCCGTGCCGGGAGCTCCTGCTCACCAAGGAGGTCCGCGACCGCGCCGCCGCGCTGCGCACCTCGCACCCGGAACTGGAGGACATCGTCGGCCGCATCGCCGACGGCATCGCGGTCGACGGCATGGAGGCGCTCTCGCCGGTCCTGGTCGACCACATGGAGCTCCTCGTCGACCAGATGCCCCCGAACACGCTGATCGTCGCCTGCGACCCGGAGCGCGTCCGCGCCCGCGCCGTCGACCTGGTCCGCACCAGCCAGGAGTTCCTCGAGGCCTCCTGGTCCGGCGCCGCCGCCGGCGGGAAGGCCCCGATCGACCTCGGCGCCGCCGCGCTCCGTGACCTCGGCGAGGTCCGCGAGCACATCCGCGGCCTCGGTCTCCCGTGGTGGACGATCGCGCCCTTCGCCTCCACCGACTCCGCCGACGACACCGTTGCGCTCGACGAGGTGGCTGCAACAGCGACCGATCCTTCGGCCGCTGCGCTGGGGGCGCGGGCGCCGGAGGCCTACCGCGGCGAGACCGCGCGGGCGGTGGCGGACGTTCAGGCCTGGCTGGCCGACGGGTGGTCGGTCGTGATGGTCGCGGCCGGGCACGGCACGGCGCAGCGGACGGTCGAGGTGCTGAGCGCCGACAACCTCCCGGTGCGACTGGTTGACGAGGTCGCCGGTCCGCCGGAGCCGGGCGTGGCGCTCGTGACGTGCGCGGAGCTCGCGACCGGGTTCGTGGACGAGGCCCGCAAGCTCGCCGTTCTCACCGAGTACGACCTCACCAGCCGGGCCGGGATCTCGACCAAGGACCTGCGGGGCCGGATGCCGAGCCGGCGCCGCAACATGGTCGACCCGCTGCAGCTGCGGCCGGGGGACTTCGTCGTCCACTCCCAGCACGGCGTCGGCCGCTACGTCGAGATGGTGCAGCGCACCGTCGGCGGGGCGACCCGCGAGTACCTCGTCATCGAGTACGCGCCGAGCAAGCGCGGCCAACCCGGCGACCGGCTGTACGTCCCCTCGGACGCGCTCGAGGCCGTCACCCGCTACGTCGGTGGCGAGCAGCCGGCGCTGCACCGCCTCGGCGGCGCGGACTGGCAGAAGGCGAAGGGCCGTGCCCGCAAGGCGGTCAAGGAGATCGCGGGCGAGCTGATCCGCCTCTACGCCGCCCGCACGTCGGCTCCCGGGCACGCCTTCGGGCCGGACACCCCGTGGCAGCGCGAACTCGAGGACGCCTTCCCCTACATCGAGACGCCCGACCAGCTCGCGGCCATCGACGAGGTCAAGGCGGACATGGAGAAGCCGTACCCGATGGACCGCGTGATCTGCGGCGACGTCGGCTACGGCAAGACCGAGATCGCGGTCCGCGCGGCGTTCAAGGCGGTGCAGGACGGCAAGCAGGTCGCGGTCCTGGTGCCGACGACCCTGCTGGCCCAGCAGCACTTCCAGACCTTCTCCGACCGGTACGCGCCGTTCCCCGTGACCGTGCGGAACCTCTCGCGGTTCAACACGGCCACCGAGACCGAGGCCGTCATCTCCGGTCTCGCGGACGGCAGCATCGACATCGTGATCGGAACGCACCGCCTGCTCTCGCAGACGACGCAGTTCAAGAACCTCGGGCTGATCATCGTCGACGAGGAGCAGCGCTTCGGTGTCGAGCACAAGGAGCAGCTGAAGAAGCTGCGGACCCACGTCGACGTGCTCACGATGTCCGCGACCCCGATCCCGCGAACGCTGGAGATGTCGATCACCGGGATCCGGGAGATGTCGACGATCCAGACCCCGCCGGAGGAGCGGCACCCGGTCCTCACCTTCGTCGGGCCCTACCAGGACAAGCAGATCCAGGCCGCGATCCGTCGAGAGCTGATGAGGGAGGGTCAGGTCTTCTACGTCCACAACCGGGTGGAGTCGATCGAGAAGGCCGCGAAGCGCCTGGTCGACCTCGTTCCCGAGGCGCGGGTCGCGACCGCGCACGGGCAGATGAACGAGCACACGCTCGAGCAGGTCATCGTCGACTTCTGGGAGAAGCGCTTCGACGTCCTCGTCTGCACGACGATCGTCGAGACCGGCCTGGACATCTCCAACGCGAACACGCTGATCGTCGAGCGCGCCGACGTGCTCGGCCTCGCGCAGCTGCACCAGCTGCGTGGCCGCGTGGGCCGGTCGCGCGAGCGCGGGTACGCCTACTTCCTGTACCCGCCGGAGAAGCCGCTGACCGAGACCGCGCACGAGCGGCTCGCGACCATCGCGCAGCACACCGAGCTCGGCGCCGGCATGTACGTCGCGATGAAGGACCTCGAGATCCGCGGCGCCGGCAACCTGCTCGGCGGCGAGCAGTCCGGGCACATCGAGGGCGTCGGGTTCGACCTCTACGTCCGGATGGTCGGCGAGGCTGTCGCCGAGTACAAGGCGCAGGGGGAGGGCAAGGACGCCCCGCCCTCGGAGGTTCGCGTCGAGCTGCCCGTCGACGCCCATATCCCGCACGACTACATCCCCGGCGAGCGGCTGCGCCTGGAGGCGTACAAGCGCATCGCGGACATCGGCTCGATCTCCGGGCGGGACCCGGAGGAGGACATCACCGCCGTCCGCGACGAGCTCACCGACCGCTACGGGCCGGTGCCGACCGAGGTGGAGAACCTGCTCGCCGTCGCGCGCTTCCGCTCGCTGGTCCGGGGCGCCGGGATCGAGGAGGTGACGGTCGCCGGGCCGCACGTCCGGTTCAGCCCGGTGACGCTGCGGGAGTCCCAGCAGATGCGCCTGCAGCGCCTGTACCCGAAGTCCGTGGTGAAGGTGCCCGTGCGTACGATCCTCGTGCCGCGCCCGAGCACCGCACGGGTCGGTGGAACCCCGCTCGTCGGCCTGGAGCTGCTGGACTGGGCCCGCCAGGTCGTCGAGCTGGTGACCTCCGACATCTCGAGCGCCAACACCGCCGGCAAGTCCTGA
- a CDS encoding serine/threonine-protein kinase: MRQRRSSTPPLLDATQPAGRAVEAAGELGAGAPFGLGDRYRLRRLLGTGGMASVWLADDHRGPAPVFEAVAVKILADSLALDPQFVDRFRREAQIAGTLRHPRLVAVVDDGGDHRRPYLAMEYVRGKTLAQRMKADDPPDAMTLARHLLEAVAYVHDSGVVHRDIKPSNLLLTETGDAKLFDFGIALSPAAARLTQTGEVMGTARYVAPEVLEGVAPTYRSDLYSCGVLLEVCVGASAPPALWDVIDACTRLRTSERPASAGEALALLDRAAPSRTPRPRTRPSTTRGAEPCR, from the coding sequence ATGCGACAGCGTCGGAGTTCCACACCGCCCCTCCTCGACGCGACCCAGCCGGCGGGCCGGGCCGTCGAGGCGGCCGGCGAACTCGGCGCCGGGGCGCCCTTCGGGCTCGGCGACCGGTACCGACTGCGGCGGCTGCTCGGGACGGGCGGGATGGCGTCGGTCTGGCTGGCGGACGATCACCGCGGCCCGGCCCCGGTGTTCGAGGCGGTCGCGGTGAAGATCCTCGCGGACTCCCTGGCGCTGGACCCGCAGTTCGTCGACCGCTTCCGCCGGGAGGCCCAGATCGCGGGGACGCTGCGGCACCCGCGGCTCGTCGCGGTCGTCGACGACGGCGGCGACCATCGCCGGCCCTACCTCGCGATGGAGTACGTGCGCGGGAAGACCCTCGCCCAGCGGATGAAGGCCGACGACCCGCCCGACGCGATGACGCTCGCGCGCCACCTCCTGGAGGCCGTCGCCTACGTCCACGACTCCGGGGTCGTGCACCGCGACATCAAGCCGTCCAACCTGCTCCTCACCGAGACCGGTGACGCGAAGCTCTTCGACTTCGGCATCGCCCTCTCCCCCGCCGCCGCGCGGCTGACGCAGACCGGGGAGGTCATGGGGACCGCGCGGTACGTCGCGCCCGAGGTCCTCGAGGGCGTCGCCCCGACCTACCGCTCCGACCTGTACTCCTGCGGCGTCCTGCTCGAGGTCTGCGTCGGGGCGAGCGCGCCGCCGGCCCTCTGGGACGTCATCGACGCCTGCACCCGACTGCGCACCTCCGAGCGGCCCGCGTCCGCCGGCGAGGCGCTCGCGCTGCTCGACCGAGCGGCGCCGTCCCGCACCCCGCGCCCGCGAACCCGTCCGTCCACCACCCGAGGAGCCGAACCGTGTCGGTGA